A single region of the Scyliorhinus canicula chromosome 31, sScyCan1.1, whole genome shotgun sequence genome encodes:
- the LOC119959000 gene encoding prokineticin receptor 1-like, which yields MADHCANLSQYSDLSLSDVDSSSNQSCEYEQYMTSPDMRGQEPDKTFYQARVVIGVALVCIMLVCGVGNFLFIVTLARYKNLRNITNLLIVNLAISDFIVAIVCCPFEMDYYVVRELSWSFGHVLCSSVNYLRTVSLYVSTNALLAIAVDRYLVIVHPLKPRMKFQTAYCVLTAVWLVSLIISIPSAYFTTETTFDAFPGSNGKIFCGQIWPADKELFYKSYFLFLFILEFVAPVVSMSLCYVQICRELWFKSMPGVQTNQIKKRLRARRKTVLVLLGILTAYILCWAPYYGYAIVRDFFPTVLLRERHSITVYYIVECIAVSNSMINTLFFITVKNNTFKYVRRILLQQWRATYMPDKSTIVQECRTSVLPVSE from the exons ATGGCAGATCACTGTGCCAACCTGTCACAATACAGTGACCTGAGCTTGTCTGATGTTGACTCCTCTTCGAACCAGAGTTGTGAGTATGAACAATACATGACATCTCCTGATATGAGGGGGCAGGAGCCTGACAAAACCTTCTATCAGGCCAGGGTTGTGATTGGTGTGGCCCTCGTCTGCATTATGTTGGTCTGTGGTGTCGGCAATTTCCTCTTCATTGTGACCCTGGCCAGATACAAGAACCTGAGGAACATCACCAATCTCCTCATAGTCAACCTGGCCATCTCCGATTTCATTGTGGCCATCGTGTGTTGCCCTTTTGAGATGGATTATTATGTGGTCAGAGAGCTGTCCTGGAGCTTTGGACATGTTCTGTGCTCCTCCGTCAACTATCTCAGAACGGTGTCCCTCTACGTCTCCACCAACGCGTTGTTGGCCATAGCTGTTGACAG GTATTTGGTGATCGTGCACCCATTGAAACCTCGTATGAAATTTCAGACAGCATACTGCGTTCTGACTGCAGTCTGGTTAGTCTCCCTGATCATCTCCATCCCATCAGCCTACTTTACCACTGAAACAACCTTTGACGCTTTTCCAGGCAGCAACGGAAAAATATTCTGTGGGCAGATCTGGCCAGCGGACAAAGAACTCTTCTACAAATCCTATTTCCTGTTCCTCTTCATCCTGGAGTTTGTGGCGCCTGTGGTGAGCATGTCCCTGTGCTATGTGCAGATCTGCAGGGAGTTATGGTTCAAAAGCATGCCCGGTGTACAGACCAACCAAATCAAGAAGCGGCTTCGAGCGCGGAGGAAGACGGTCCTGGTCCTACTGGGAATACTGACTGCCTATATCCTTTGCTGGGCTCCATATTATGGATACGCCATTGTCCGAGATTTCTTCCCAACTGTGCTCCTGAGAGAAAGGCATTCTATCACAGTGTACTACATTGTAGAATGCATCGCGGTGAGCAACAGTATGATAAATACGCTCTTTTTCATCACGGTGAAGAACAACACTTTCAAGTACGTGAGGAGGATTCTCCTTCAGCAATGGAGGGCTACTTACATGCCAGACAAAAGCACCATCGTGCAAGAATGCCGAACCTCCGTGCTGCCAGTGTCCGAGTAG